A window of the Henckelia pumila isolate YLH828 chromosome 3, ASM3356847v2, whole genome shotgun sequence genome harbors these coding sequences:
- the LOC140892546 gene encoding uncharacterized protein, translated as MPKNTLKKKIKMAITSDFRFWEESVPIHRQSPGDYIEFRVQKHHDHDQDESSTTDSPPLWTKTPKNSTAKSPLLPHDHHYSSCLSPASRSRAILEGKRELMEMIKDLPESSLELSLKDMVEDHAEVMKEVVLVEEIKKTNSNHKIGKRIIHNNKKNTTIASSKICRTESMESGVFLLKMFLPASLISSKKRSDSRKWPTDHNIGPPPPPPEGSEKSQASSRWWKITFLFLRDYKNRRHIGGNINSEMNNRLNDGSCQWWLCFHRKCRSSGQRGCLLF; from the exons ATGCCCAAAAacactctcaaaaaaaaaataaaaatggcaATAACAAGTGATTTCAGGTTCTGGGAAGAAAGTGTGCCGATTCATCGACAAAGTCCCGGCGATTATATCGAATTCCGGGTCCAAAAACACCATGATCATGATCAAGATGAATCCAGCACCACCGATTCTCCTCCATTGTGGACAAAAACTCCCAAGAATTCGACAGCCAAATCACCATTGCTGCCGCACGACCACCACTACAGCAGCTGTTTATCTCCTGCGTCCCGTTCGCGAGCAATCTTGGAGGGGAAAAGAGAGCTGATGGAGATGATCAAAGACTTGCCGGAATCGTCTTTGGAGCTCTCGTTGAAAGATATGGTCGAAGATCACGCAGAAGTCATGAAGGAAGTGGTGCTGGTAGAGGAGATCAAGAAAACGAATAGTAATCATAAAATCGGGAAACGAATCATCCATAATAACAAAAAGAACACCACGATTGCGAGCAGCAAAATTTGCAGAACTGAGAGCATGGAGAGTGGAGTTTTCTTGCTGAAAATGTTCCTGCCAGCGTCTTTGATCAGCTCCAAGAAGAGATCGGATTCAAGAAAATGGCCCACTGATCATAATATTggtccgccgccgccgccgcccgaGGGCTCTGAGAAATCACAAGCTAGTTCAAGATGGTGGAAGATAACGTTTCTGTTCCTACGAGATTACAAGAACAGAAGACATATCGGCGGAAACATCAACAGTGAGATGAATAACAG ATTGAATGATGGTAGCTGCCAATGGTGGTTGTGCTTTCATAGGAAATGCAGATCGAGCGGACAAAGAGGCTGCCTCCTATTCTGA